One segment of Triticum aestivum cultivar Chinese Spring chromosome 2A, IWGSC CS RefSeq v2.1, whole genome shotgun sequence DNA contains the following:
- the LOC123190985 gene encoding plant UBX domain-containing protein 7 (The sequence of the model RefSeq protein was modified relative to this genomic sequence to represent the inferred CDS: added 12 bases not found in genome assembly) — protein MAGAPPTPAEKDALVSSFLEIAAGQTPHTATQFLQITSWHLEEALQLFYIDGEAALAGAHPPAQSAAEAALAAAAAAAEVEEGFRFHPPPAAALEDGMLQGLGDEDDVRAPLPVRRETLYGDTPMIVTRPNATVAFRNFEEEARQSAWDSEQNATSSSRDNLASLYRPPFDLMFNGPFDKAKLEASSLDKWLLINLQSTEEFSSHMLNRDTWANEAVAQTIRSNFIFWQVYQDTGEGRKVCTYYHLVSVPAILLIDPITGQKMRGWSGMVYPDSLLEDLMPYLEKGPKEHHAAQPQKRPRKVDQETSMDRQGKTAVESEDEELARAVAASLEENKGAGGSDGADEKSNPVEEMEPSLSVKIEYPPLPEEPKVSRDLLCRVAVRLPDGQRIQRNFLHTDPIKLLWSFCSSRVEDGEKRAFHFGQPIPGAAINKLQYSSEQTFKEAGLANSMINLLWD, from the exons CCCCCGACGCCCGCCGAGAAGGACGCCCTCGTCTCCTCCTTCCTCGAGATCGCCGCCGGCCAGACGCCCCACACCGCCACCCAGTTCCTCCAG ATAACGAGCTGGCATCTCGAGGAGGCGCTGCAGCTCTTCTACATCGACGGGGAGGCCGCGCTCGCCGGGGCGCATCCGCCGGCCCAGTCGGCCGCCGAGGCCGCgctggcggcggccgccgccgcggctgaGGTGGAGGAGGGGTTCAG ATTTcatccgccgcccgcagccgcgcTTGAGGATGGGATGCTGCAGGGTCTGGGGGACGAAGATGATGTCCGTGCGCCGCTGCCTGTGAGGCGCGAGACTCTCTACGGCGACACACCAATGATTGT GACTCGGCCTAATGCGACGGTTGCATTTCGTAACTTTGAAGAGGAGGCAAGACAATCTGCTTGGGATTCTGAACAGAATGCCACTTCCAGTTCTCGTGATAACCTGGCTTCTTTATATCGCCCACCTTTCGATTTGATGTTCAATGGACCATTTGACAAG GCAAAGTTAGAGGCCTCTTCTCTAGACAAGTGGCTCTTGATCAATTTGCAGTCAACAGAAGAGTTCAGCTCTCACATG CTTAATCGAGACACTTGGGCAAATGAAGCAGTGGCTCAAACAATCAGGTCAAACTTCATTTTCTGGCAG GTTTATCAAGATACCGGTGAGGGGAGGAAGGTGTGCACCTACTACCATTTGGTCTCTGTTCCTGCCATTCTCCTAATTGACCCCATCACTGGACAAAAAATGCGTGGTTGGAGTGGAATGGTTTACCCGGACAGTTTGCTGGAG GATTTGATGCCTTACCTGGAGAAAGGTCCAAAGGAGCACCATGCTGCTCAACCTCAAAAACGCCCAAGAAAAGTTGACCAGGAAACCTCTATGGATAGGCAAG GTAAAACAGCTGTAGAGAGTGAAGATGAAGAACTAGCACGGGCGGTGGCGGCTTCCTTGGAGGAGAACAAAGGAGCCGGGGGATCAGATGGCGCTGATGAGAAGTCTAATCCCGTGGAAGAGATGGAGCCCAGCTTGAGCGTGAAGATCGAGTATCCCCCACTCCCCGAAGAGCCGAAAGTGAGCAGGGACCTTCTCTGCAGGGTCGCGGTCCGGCTGCCCGACGGTCAGAGGATTCAGAGGAATTTCCTCCACACAGATCCTATCAAG CTGCTGTGGTCGTTCTGCTCCTCTCGGGTGGAGGACGGGGAGAAGCGGGCCttccacttcgggcagcccatccCGGGCGCGGCCATCAACAAGCTGCAGTACTCGAGCGAGCAGACCTTCAAGGAGGCCGGGCTGGCCAACTCGATGATCAACCTCTTGTGGGACTAG